The proteins below come from a single Salinilacihabitans rarus genomic window:
- a CDS encoding carbohydrate ABC transporter permease: protein MAADERSGAVDAAADRGPDVDRIGRRRVALYGVLVAAVLLYLSPLWSGFTTSLKTAAAFATTSPLTPPPPDGFTTGPWYEAWGRIRFAMSNSAIFVVPATVLSAFLGSLAAYGLTHVDWRGQIGVLLLFLAGVFIPYQSVLVPLRQFWSAVDLASLLAFSPVLAARADLLELAITHTAYGIPICTILFRGYYLTIDDEIIEAAKIDGASTFRIYRRIVLPLSKPMFAVALIYQFTNIWNDLLFALVLVTTSRNFVATQALNELQGAMVGQYNLQMAGAFVVAAPTLLLYVVFGRQFARGLAGESG, encoded by the coding sequence ATGGCGGCCGACGAGCGCTCCGGAGCGGTCGACGCGGCCGCGGATCGAGGCCCCGACGTCGACCGGATCGGCCGGCGGCGGGTCGCGCTGTACGGGGTGCTGGTGGCCGCGGTGCTGCTCTACCTCTCGCCGCTGTGGAGCGGCTTTACGACCTCGCTGAAGACGGCCGCGGCGTTCGCGACCACGTCGCCGCTGACGCCCCCGCCGCCGGACGGCTTCACGACCGGGCCGTGGTACGAGGCGTGGGGGCGCATCCGCTTTGCGATGAGCAACAGCGCGATCTTCGTCGTGCCGGCGACGGTCCTCTCGGCGTTTCTCGGCAGCCTCGCGGCCTACGGCCTGACGCACGTCGACTGGCGGGGACAGATCGGGGTCCTCCTGCTGTTTCTGGCGGGCGTGTTCATCCCCTACCAGTCGGTGCTCGTCCCGCTCAGACAGTTCTGGTCGGCGGTCGATCTGGCGTCGCTGCTCGCGTTCTCGCCGGTGCTGGCCGCGCGAGCCGACCTGCTCGAACTCGCGATCACGCACACCGCCTACGGGATCCCGATCTGTACGATCCTGTTCCGGGGCTACTACCTGACGATCGACGACGAGATCATCGAGGCGGCGAAGATCGACGGCGCGAGCACGTTCCGAATCTACCGGCGCATCGTCTTGCCGCTCTCGAAGCCGATGTTCGCCGTGGCGCTTATCTACCAGTTCACCAACATCTGGAACGACCTGCTGTTCGCGCTCGTGCTCGTGACCACGAGCCGCAACTTCGTCGCGACGCAGGCGCTGAACGAACTCCAGGGGGCGATGGTCGGCCAGTACAACCTGCAGATGGCCGGCGCGTTCGTCGTCGCCGCGCCGACGCTGCTGCTGTACGTCGTCTTCGGTCGACAGTTCGCGAGGGGACTCGCGGGTGAATCCGGATGA
- a CDS encoding PH domain-containing protein — MRKLHPASVAVRSLSRSLNTGFLFFVVGVVASPGGAGANLLAIGGMVLIGIAFGVVYELAYYQRFRYRTTEDTFDVASGVVSRRDREVPLGRVQNVDVRQNVIQRALGIAAVHVETAGGGETEVTLKYVDEREAKRLQRVLRRKARGADVGADADGETDGAERFDDEYGDEDEEELLFEIRPSELVLLSVFTIDPGASVLGGIAVSFASGFDPTTLVPFDLIEGDLPGSGLVALAWAVTLFVLAAWVLSAALTFSRYYGFRLTRVGDELHYERGLVQRYSGTIPLGKVQTLTVTESVPFRWFGYASLAVETAGYAPGQSDSRGSESAIPLAERERVLSLARSIEPFGPADPLRSIPKRARERYAVRYGAVVVLLVAAGYALATWVGVVRDWYVLAALALAVPVAAHLKWANRGYRVGDRYFFARTGFWRRTTKVVPYYRVQAVLFQQTIFQRRRGLASVTADTASSASLLGRAAIAHDVDASRGLELQRVTEERLQEQLLERKRQRTFGRWFGDESSDPREGASGADAS; from the coding sequence ATGAGGAAACTCCACCCGGCGTCGGTCGCCGTCCGGTCGCTCTCGCGCAGTCTGAACACCGGGTTTCTGTTCTTCGTCGTCGGCGTGGTCGCCTCGCCCGGCGGGGCGGGCGCGAACCTGCTGGCCATCGGCGGGATGGTGTTGATCGGGATCGCCTTCGGCGTCGTCTACGAACTCGCCTACTACCAGCGGTTTCGCTACCGGACGACCGAGGACACCTTCGACGTCGCCTCCGGCGTCGTCTCGCGGCGCGACCGCGAGGTCCCCCTCGGGCGCGTCCAGAACGTCGACGTCCGCCAGAACGTGATCCAGCGGGCACTCGGCATCGCGGCCGTCCACGTCGAGACCGCCGGCGGCGGCGAGACCGAGGTGACCCTCAAGTACGTCGACGAGCGCGAGGCCAAACGCCTCCAGCGGGTGCTCCGGCGGAAGGCCCGCGGGGCCGACGTCGGCGCTGACGCCGACGGCGAGACCGACGGGGCCGAACGGTTCGACGACGAGTACGGGGACGAGGACGAGGAGGAACTCCTGTTCGAGATCCGGCCGAGCGAGCTCGTGTTGCTGAGCGTCTTCACCATCGACCCCGGGGCGAGCGTCCTCGGCGGGATCGCCGTCTCGTTCGCCAGCGGGTTCGACCCGACGACGCTCGTCCCGTTCGACCTCATCGAGGGCGACCTCCCCGGGTCGGGGCTCGTCGCCCTCGCGTGGGCCGTCACGCTGTTCGTCCTCGCGGCTTGGGTGCTCAGCGCCGCGCTGACGTTCAGCCGCTACTACGGCTTCCGGCTCACCCGCGTCGGCGACGAACTCCACTACGAACGGGGGCTCGTCCAGCGCTACAGCGGGACGATCCCGCTCGGGAAGGTCCAGACGCTTACCGTCACCGAGTCGGTGCCGTTTCGCTGGTTCGGCTACGCCTCGCTGGCCGTCGAGACGGCCGGCTACGCGCCCGGCCAGTCCGACTCCCGCGGGAGCGAGTCGGCGATCCCGCTGGCCGAGCGCGAGCGGGTCCTCTCGCTGGCCCGCTCGATCGAGCCGTTCGGCCCGGCCGACCCCCTGCGGTCGATCCCCAAGCGGGCGCGGGAACGCTACGCGGTCCGGTACGGGGCCGTCGTCGTCCTGCTCGTCGCCGCCGGCTACGCCCTCGCGACCTGGGTCGGCGTCGTCCGCGACTGGTACGTCCTCGCCGCGCTCGCGCTCGCGGTGCCGGTCGCCGCCCACCTCAAGTGGGCAAACCGCGGCTACCGCGTCGGCGACCGCTACTTCTTCGCCCGGACGGGCTTCTGGCGCCGGACCACGAAGGTCGTCCCCTACTACCGCGTGCAGGCCGTACTCTTCCAGCAGACGATCTTCCAGCGCCGGCGGGGACTGGCCAGCGTGACCGCCGACACCGCGAGTTCGGCCTCGCTGCTCGGCCGGGCCGCGATCGCCCACGACGTCGACGCCTCCCGCGGGCTGGAACTACAACGGGTCACCGAGGAGCGACTGCAAGAGCAGTTGCTCGAACGCAAGCGCCAGCGGACGTTCGGCCGCTGGTTCGGCGACGAGTCGAGCGATCCACGCGAGGGGGCGTCGGGCGCGGACGCGAGCTGA
- a CDS encoding DUF5805 domain-containing protein, producing the protein MGESAETSKKVIKTYVPAYQKAEWKRHADELGMSQSEFVRTMVQAGRRGFEPDREEAGSPDANPGGNGLERRVLKLLEDDTYSWDELLEAVSDDVESRLDEALESLQADNRIRYSGRHGGYAIVEGDDGD; encoded by the coding sequence ATGGGCGAGTCCGCCGAAACGTCTAAGAAAGTCATCAAGACCTACGTCCCCGCCTACCAGAAAGCCGAGTGGAAACGCCACGCCGACGAACTCGGGATGAGCCAGAGCGAGTTCGTCCGGACGATGGTACAGGCGGGGCGCCGGGGGTTCGAACCCGACCGCGAGGAAGCCGGTTCTCCGGACGCAAACCCCGGGGGTAACGGCCTCGAAAGGCGGGTCCTAAAATTACTAGAGGACGACACGTACTCGTGGGACGAACTCCTCGAGGCGGTCAGCGACGACGTCGAGTCGCGACTGGACGAGGCCCTCGAATCCCTGCAGGCCGACAACCGGATTCGGTACAGCGGGCGCCACGGCGGGTACGCGATCGTGGAGGGCGACGATGGCGACTGA
- a CDS encoding HVO_2901 family zinc finger protein has translation MHTCRDCNQSFRTELALELHRDSCKNGQLFCQVCGDRFREREATQDGWHYECPNEDCDGTGLQEDLVHVRDVRAATH, from the coding sequence ATGCACACCTGTCGCGACTGCAACCAGTCGTTCCGGACCGAACTCGCCCTCGAACTCCACCGGGACTCGTGCAAGAACGGACAGCTGTTCTGTCAGGTCTGTGGTGATCGATTCCGCGAGCGAGAGGCCACGCAGGACGGCTGGCACTACGAGTGCCCGAACGAGGACTGCGACGGCACCGGCCTGCAGGAGGACCTCGTTCACGTACGGGACGTTCGAGCGGCGACGCACTGA
- a CDS encoding methionyl-tRNA formyltransferase has protein sequence MFRSFVDGVMTGESQGSVIYVGCTAPGRAVLETLLAEGVPITGVVTIDPETAADAGVCGYADLGPVADEHDLPVYYPESYAMTGEADLDFFETADPDLLIVNGWQRLIPESILETATYGALGNHGSAYGLPKGRGRSPLNWSLIEDRDRFLLSVIRLDPGADSGDVVTTRKFDVTDHDTIRTLYYKVTMALEEMLLEVIDPILRGEWSFEPQEGEPTYYPKRNPEDGEIHWGDGTAEIYDLVRAVADPYPGAFTFHEGERVMIREATPFSADLARTAAAGTIVETFWTGDFVVATADGTLLVTEWEADEWEPEAGLRFESHGRHDRVDGPEHRHNLTSS, from the coding sequence ATGTTCCGGTCGTTCGTAGACGGGGTCATGACCGGCGAGAGCCAGGGTTCGGTGATCTACGTCGGCTGTACCGCACCGGGGCGGGCCGTCCTCGAGACGCTGCTCGCCGAGGGCGTCCCGATCACGGGCGTCGTCACGATCGACCCGGAGACGGCCGCTGACGCCGGCGTCTGCGGGTACGCCGACCTCGGCCCGGTCGCCGACGAGCACGACTTGCCCGTCTACTACCCCGAGTCGTACGCGATGACCGGGGAGGCCGACCTCGATTTCTTCGAGACGGCCGATCCGGACCTGCTGATCGTCAACGGCTGGCAGCGGCTGATTCCCGAGTCGATCCTCGAAACAGCCACGTACGGCGCGCTCGGCAACCACGGCAGCGCGTACGGCCTCCCGAAGGGCCGGGGCCGGTCGCCGCTGAACTGGTCGCTGATCGAGGACCGCGACCGATTCCTGCTGTCGGTCATCAGGCTCGACCCCGGCGCCGACTCCGGCGACGTCGTGACGACGCGCAAGTTCGACGTCACCGACCACGACACGATCCGGACGCTCTACTACAAGGTGACGATGGCGCTCGAGGAGATGTTACTGGAAGTGATCGATCCGATCCTCCGCGGGGAGTGGTCGTTCGAACCCCAGGAGGGAGAGCCGACGTACTACCCGAAGCGAAACCCCGAGGACGGCGAGATCCACTGGGGCGACGGCACCGCCGAAATCTACGATCTGGTGCGCGCGGTCGCCGATCCGTACCCGGGCGCGTTCACGTTCCACGAGGGCGAGCGCGTGATGATCCGGGAGGCGACCCCGTTCTCCGCGGACCTCGCGCGGACCGCGGCGGCCGGGACGATCGTCGAGACGTTCTGGACGGGCGACTTCGTGGTCGCGACCGCCGACGGCACCCTGCTGGTGACCGAGTGGGAGGCCGACGAGTGGGAGCCCGAAGCCGGCCTGCGGTTCGAGAGCCACGGGCGTCACGACCGCGTCGACGGCCCCGAGCACCGCCACAACCTCACGAGTTCCTGA
- a CDS encoding class II fumarate hydratase, whose translation MAGDDEFRIEEDSLGEMRVPADAYWGAQTQRAVENFPISGITFGRRFVRALGVVKKAAAQANRDLGLIEDDEAEAIIEAADEVIAGEHDDQFPVDIFQTGSGTSSNMNANEVIANRAAEIYGAEVGDREIHPNDHVNFGQSSNDVIPTAMHVASLEAVEKDVIPALDTLREALEEKEAEFDDVVKTGRTHLQDATPVTLGQEFGGYRTQVEKGLARVDKVREHLAELALGGTATGTGLNTHPEFPGRAAEYITKETGVQFREADDHFEAQAAHDAMSEAHGALRVVAGSLNKIANDLRLLASGPRNGLGEIEQPENQPGSSIMPGKINPVVAEAVNQVHKQVVGNDAAVAAGAAEGQIDLNLYKPVLAHNFLQSADLISNASAVFADRFVRKLEANREYCEEQVQQSMALATSLNVHIGYDKASEVAKTALKEDKTVREVALEKGYLDEAEADEVLDPRKMTERGILGQDD comes from the coding sequence ATGGCAGGCGATGACGAGTTCCGGATCGAGGAGGACAGCCTCGGCGAAATGCGCGTGCCGGCGGACGCTTACTGGGGGGCACAGACCCAGCGCGCCGTCGAGAACTTCCCCATCTCGGGGATCACCTTCGGTCGGCGGTTCGTTCGCGCACTCGGCGTCGTCAAGAAGGCCGCCGCGCAGGCCAACCGCGACCTCGGACTGATCGAGGACGACGAGGCCGAGGCGATCATCGAGGCCGCGGACGAGGTCATCGCCGGCGAACACGACGACCAGTTCCCCGTCGACATCTTCCAGACCGGCTCTGGAACCTCCTCGAACATGAACGCCAACGAGGTCATCGCGAACCGCGCGGCCGAGATCTACGGCGCGGAGGTCGGCGACAGGGAGATCCATCCCAACGACCACGTCAACTTCGGCCAGTCGAGCAACGACGTGATCCCGACGGCGATGCACGTCGCCTCCCTCGAAGCCGTCGAGAAGGACGTCATCCCCGCGCTCGACACCCTGCGGGAGGCCCTCGAGGAGAAAGAAGCGGAGTTCGACGACGTCGTCAAGACCGGCCGCACCCACCTCCAGGACGCCACGCCCGTCACGCTCGGTCAGGAGTTCGGCGGCTACCGCACGCAGGTCGAGAAGGGCCTCGCGCGCGTAGACAAGGTCCGCGAGCACCTCGCGGAACTCGCGCTGGGCGGCACCGCGACGGGGACGGGCCTGAACACCCACCCCGAGTTCCCCGGCCGCGCGGCCGAGTACATCACGAAGGAGACCGGCGTCCAGTTCCGCGAGGCCGACGACCACTTCGAGGCCCAGGCCGCCCACGACGCCATGAGCGAGGCCCACGGCGCCCTTCGCGTCGTCGCCGGTTCGCTGAACAAGATCGCCAACGACCTGCGCCTGCTCGCCTCCGGCCCCCGCAACGGCCTCGGGGAGATCGAACAGCCCGAGAACCAGCCGGGGTCGTCGATCATGCCGGGCAAGATCAACCCCGTCGTCGCCGAGGCCGTCAACCAGGTCCACAAGCAGGTCGTCGGCAACGACGCCGCGGTCGCCGCCGGCGCCGCCGAGGGCCAGATCGACCTCAACCTCTACAAGCCCGTGCTGGCGCACAACTTCCTCCAGTCGGCCGACCTCATCTCGAACGCGAGTGCGGTCTTCGCCGACCGGTTCGTCCGGAAACTGGAGGCCAACCGCGAGTACTGCGAGGAGCAGGTCCAACAGTCGATGGCTCTCGCGACGTCGCTCAACGTCCACATCGGCTACGACAAGGCCAGCGAAGTCGCCAAGACCGCGCTCAAGGAGGACAAGACCGTCCGCGAAGTCGCCCTCGAGAAGGGGTACCTCGACGAGGCGGAGGCCGACGAGGTGCTCGACCCCCGGAAGATGACCGAGCGGGGCATCCTCGGGCAGGACGACTGA
- a CDS encoding tyrosine-type recombinase/integrase has protein sequence MATEAGAPESVEDPIAYFLDEQRYHGKSERTLDAYERVLREFEAFVREDPDGREVTPETASRRECMAWVHSLRRGHEPSTIATYASYVNRFYDYMNRVGVFESNPMALVIEEMNESIDTNPTRRDISVEGMRSFVGSIPHPLERAVVVTLLKTGMRVGELCNLDLRDLELSTAELDCEWEPRVALDRRPNSLYVSAEPARGDVVNGEERTASNKRKRDTVIPVGDELRRVLIEWLAIRPDPVSPANPLFLDTGESWGERLTPSDVRYVVEKHARERGWYRTGGGAAENVTPHYFRHFFTTHLRDRTGDRGVVKYLRGDVASDVIDTYTHNWGDRVRRVYEANVYSLL, from the coding sequence ATGGCGACTGAGGCCGGCGCGCCGGAGTCCGTCGAGGATCCGATCGCGTACTTCCTCGACGAGCAACGCTACCACGGCAAGAGCGAGCGCACCCTCGACGCCTACGAGCGGGTGCTCCGGGAGTTCGAGGCGTTCGTCCGCGAGGATCCCGACGGGCGGGAAGTCACCCCGGAGACCGCGAGCAGGCGGGAGTGTATGGCGTGGGTACACTCGCTGCGACGCGGCCACGAACCGAGCACGATCGCGACCTACGCCTCCTACGTCAACCGCTTTTACGACTACATGAACCGGGTCGGCGTCTTCGAGTCGAACCCGATGGCGCTGGTCATAGAGGAGATGAACGAGTCGATCGACACGAACCCGACCCGGCGGGACATCTCCGTCGAGGGGATGCGATCGTTCGTCGGTTCGATCCCCCACCCGCTGGAGCGGGCGGTCGTCGTCACCCTGCTGAAGACCGGGATGCGCGTCGGGGAACTCTGCAACCTCGACCTCCGGGACCTGGAACTCTCGACGGCGGAACTCGACTGCGAGTGGGAACCCCGCGTCGCCCTCGACCGGCGGCCGAACTCGCTGTACGTCTCCGCCGAACCCGCCCGGGGAGACGTCGTCAACGGCGAGGAGCGGACGGCCTCGAACAAGCGCAAGCGGGACACGGTGATCCCCGTCGGCGACGAACTCCGCCGGGTGCTGATCGAGTGGCTGGCGATCCGCCCGGACCCGGTTTCGCCGGCGAACCCCCTCTTTCTCGACACGGGCGAGTCGTGGGGCGAGCGCCTGACGCCGTCGGACGTCCGGTACGTCGTCGAGAAACACGCCCGGGAGCGTGGCTGGTACCGGACGGGCGGCGGGGCCGCCGAGAACGTCACGCCCCACTACTTCCGGCACTTCTTTACCACCCATCTGCGGGATCGCACCGGGGACCGCGGCGTCGTCAAGTACCTCCGCGGCGACGTCGCCAGCGACGTGATCGACACCTACACCCACAACTGGGGTGACCGCGTCCGGCGAGTCTACGAGGCCAACGTCTACTCGCTACTCTAA
- a CDS encoding PH domain-containing protein codes for MERLNPRVRAVWVVSALVRAAVFAGIVVGGTFALYVADIVATSRSLVLGGAVALVLVLGVARVLVAWLRYGIWRFELREDALYIERGVFTRVKTVVPYVRVQHVDSRRSPIERPIGLATLVVYTAGSRSADVAIPGLTPARAEALREELRRLAIESEGEDAV; via the coding sequence ATGGAACGGCTCAACCCGCGGGTCCGTGCCGTCTGGGTGGTTTCGGCGCTGGTTCGTGCCGCGGTCTTCGCGGGCATCGTCGTCGGCGGTACGTTCGCGCTCTACGTCGCCGACATCGTGGCGACGTCCCGCTCGCTCGTACTCGGCGGGGCGGTCGCGCTGGTGCTCGTCCTCGGGGTCGCCCGCGTCCTCGTCGCCTGGCTTCGCTACGGTATCTGGCGGTTCGAACTCCGGGAGGACGCGCTCTACATCGAACGAGGGGTCTTCACCCGGGTGAAGACCGTCGTCCCCTACGTCCGGGTCCAGCACGTCGACTCCCGCCGGTCGCCGATCGAGCGGCCGATCGGACTCGCGACGCTCGTCGTCTACACGGCCGGATCGCGCAGCGCCGACGTGGCGATTCCCGGGCTGACGCCGGCGCGGGCGGAGGCCCTGCGGGAGGAACTGCGCCGCCTCGCGATCGAGAGCGAGGGTGAGGACGCCGTATGA
- a CDS encoding carbohydrate ABC transporter permease yields MPSPRSWLRHRVRRLRERGDSRSSSSTSAADRRDDGDARPAPDGGTVTERRFRVRERVGRLRYAETLQAALFWLPPALLMGWFVYGAIGWNFVISLTDWSGLGQPTYDALNFETYRRMVDDGSFVAAARNTLALLIVFTGGALIVGLLLAILVDQGIRFENTFRTIYLLPMSLSFVVTAIFWAWMYNPETGMINVALRGLGLDALAMNWMSDPRTKLATVVVALTWQFSGYCMIVYLAGLRAIPTEHYEAAKVDGASTVRMYWRVILPQLRAATTSAAVVLMVFALKAFDFVFVMYGDTPGPSADILAVMMFREAFSRTNWAYGSAIATVLFLMAIAVISPYVYAQYRRGEL; encoded by the coding sequence ATGCCGTCACCCCGCTCGTGGCTTCGGCACCGAGTTCGACGCCTCCGCGAGCGGGGCGACTCGCGCTCGTCGTCCTCGACGTCCGCGGCCGACCGCCGGGACGACGGCGACGCTCGCCCGGCCCCCGACGGCGGCACCGTGACCGAACGTCGGTTCCGCGTGCGCGAGCGGGTCGGGCGCCTCCGGTACGCCGAGACCCTGCAGGCGGCGCTGTTCTGGCTTCCGCCGGCCCTGCTGATGGGCTGGTTCGTCTACGGCGCGATCGGCTGGAACTTCGTCATCTCGCTGACCGACTGGAGCGGCCTCGGCCAGCCCACCTACGACGCGCTGAACTTCGAGACGTACCGGCGGATGGTCGACGACGGCTCGTTCGTCGCCGCCGCGCGAAACACCCTCGCGTTGCTGATCGTCTTCACCGGCGGCGCCCTGATCGTCGGCCTCCTGCTCGCGATCCTCGTCGATCAGGGGATCCGCTTCGAGAACACGTTCCGGACGATCTACCTCCTGCCGATGAGCCTCTCGTTCGTGGTGACGGCCATCTTCTGGGCCTGGATGTACAACCCGGAGACGGGAATGATCAACGTCGCGCTCCGGGGACTCGGCCTCGACGCGCTCGCGATGAACTGGATGAGCGATCCGCGGACGAAGCTCGCGACGGTCGTCGTCGCGCTCACCTGGCAGTTCAGCGGCTACTGCATGATCGTCTATCTGGCGGGGTTGCGCGCGATCCCGACCGAACACTACGAGGCCGCGAAGGTCGACGGCGCCTCGACGGTCCGGATGTACTGGCGGGTGATCCTCCCGCAACTCAGGGCCGCGACGACCAGCGCCGCCGTCGTCCTGATGGTGTTCGCGCTGAAGGCGTTCGACTTCGTATTCGTCATGTACGGCGACACGCCGGGGCCCTCCGCGGACATCCTCGCGGTCATGATGTTCCGGGAGGCGTTCTCGCGGACGAACTGGGCGTACGGCTCGGCGATCGCGACGGTCCTGTTTCTCATGGCCATCGCCGTCATCTCGCCGTACGTCTACGCACAGTACAGGCGGGGTGAGCTCTGA
- a CDS encoding ABC transporter substrate-binding protein, with amino-acid sequence MIHERLSRRRYVKATGVTGAVSLAGLSGYLGDVRRQDGTLEIVHWWTAGGEEDALNALLEGFQEQYPDVEIDNNPAPGGAGSALDAAIRSRIVDQTPPSTFQIWPGESLRPYTDADVLASVEDLWDEEMREAYLASVMDVASPEDALVSVPLNIHRLNNLFYNVGIVEDVGVDPEGIEDPADLLEVLAAADDAGYTGMAHQTSTEWSTVQLWETVLIGQHGVETFEQYVAGETDGLEEQVRESLELVVEYGDYFSPDAGAIAWDEGNAQVIDGEAAFIHQGDWAAGQYGEADFEYESGWDYVPFPGTEGVYSMVIDSFVMPEPNPSPEATAAFLSYCGTIDAQERFNPIKGSIPPRTDVSTDGFPPFLQNQIEAFQGSDEQPTTIAHGTAVRPEVKSEIEETFARFLETEDVDETTQRLLDAHEAAGF; translated from the coding sequence ATGATACACGAACGTCTGTCACGTCGGCGGTACGTCAAAGCTACGGGGGTCACGGGGGCCGTAAGTCTCGCCGGGCTTTCGGGCTACCTCGGCGACGTTCGCCGTCAGGACGGCACGCTCGAGATCGTCCACTGGTGGACCGCGGGCGGCGAAGAGGACGCGCTCAACGCGCTGCTCGAGGGCTTCCAGGAGCAGTACCCGGACGTCGAGATCGACAACAACCCCGCGCCGGGCGGGGCCGGGTCGGCGCTCGACGCGGCCATCCGGTCGCGGATCGTCGACCAGACGCCGCCGAGCACGTTCCAGATCTGGCCGGGCGAGTCGCTGCGGCCGTACACGGACGCGGACGTGCTCGCGAGCGTCGAGGACCTGTGGGACGAGGAGATGCGCGAGGCCTACCTCGCGAGCGTGATGGACGTCGCCAGCCCGGAGGACGCCCTCGTCTCCGTCCCGCTCAACATCCACCGGCTGAACAACCTGTTCTACAACGTCGGGATCGTCGAGGACGTCGGCGTCGATCCCGAGGGCATCGAGGATCCGGCCGATCTGCTGGAGGTGCTCGCGGCGGCCGACGACGCCGGCTACACGGGGATGGCACACCAGACCTCGACGGAGTGGTCGACGGTTCAGCTCTGGGAGACCGTCCTGATCGGCCAGCACGGGGTCGAGACGTTCGAGCAGTACGTCGCCGGCGAGACCGACGGCCTCGAGGAGCAGGTCCGGGAGTCGCTCGAACTCGTCGTCGAGTACGGCGACTACTTCAGCCCCGACGCGGGGGCCATCGCGTGGGACGAGGGCAACGCGCAGGTGATCGACGGCGAGGCCGCGTTCATCCACCAGGGTGACTGGGCGGCCGGCCAGTACGGCGAGGCCGACTTCGAGTACGAATCCGGGTGGGACTACGTCCCCTTCCCGGGGACGGAGGGCGTCTACTCGATGGTGATCGACTCGTTCGTCATGCCCGAGCCGAACCCCTCGCCGGAGGCGACGGCGGCGTTCCTGAGCTACTGTGGCACGATCGACGCCCAGGAGCGGTTCAACCCCATCAAGGGGTCGATCCCGCCGCGAACCGACGTCTCCACCGACGGGTTCCCGCCGTTCCTCCAGAACCAGATCGAGGCGTTCCAGGGGTCCGACGAGCAGCCGACGACGATCGCCCACGGCACCGCGGTCCGCCCGGAGGTCAAAAGCGAGATCGAGGAGACGTTCGCGCGGTTCCTCGAGACGGAGGACGTCGACGAGACGACCCAGCGCCTCCTCGACGCCCACGAGGCGGCCGGCTTCTGA